One part of the Anaerolineae bacterium genome encodes these proteins:
- a CDS encoding tetratricopeptide repeat protein, which yields MPPDDDRSILEVRRHIPWEENPSEQWAYALEHMDRGEWDNAIRHCRRAIAIWPTYFDAWLLLGGALEEQGDHDEALAAVQRASEIAILELSQAWNNLASLHLIRQEWEEALTVDRVLDTIDPSRHGIICYRMAVCYTQLGQRDTARKWLLEAIRCRSDLLDRALGESWLKPHHRALRRLKAAAGRSPTGISEGDAG from the coding sequence ATGCCCCCCGATGACGATCGCAGTATCCTCGAGGTTCGCCGTCACATCCCGTGGGAGGAAAACCCTTCGGAGCAATGGGCCTACGCTCTGGAGCATATGGATCGGGGTGAGTGGGACAACGCCATCAGGCATTGCCGGCGGGCGATCGCCATCTGGCCGACCTACTTTGACGCCTGGCTGTTGCTGGGCGGGGCGCTGGAAGAGCAGGGCGATCATGACGAGGCGCTGGCCGCCGTCCAGCGGGCCAGCGAGATCGCCATCCTCGAGCTGAGCCAGGCCTGGAACAACCTGGCCTCACTGCATTTGATCCGCCAGGAATGGGAAGAAGCCCTGACGGTTGACCGCGTGCTGGACACCATCGACCCCAGCCGCCACGGCATCATCTGTTACCGCATGGCTGTCTGCTACACCCAGCTTGGCCAGCGGGATACCGCCCGCAAATGGCTGCTGGAAGCGATCCGCTGCCGGTCCGATCTGCTCGACCGCGCCCTGGGGGAAAGCTGGTTGAAGCCTCACCACCGGGCGCTACGGCGGCTCAAGGCGGCTGCCGGGCGATCGCCAACCGGCATCAGCGAAGGTGATGCCGGCTAA
- a CDS encoding ABC transporter ATP-binding protein encodes MSSGVTLPSGHTRIDSAEMRNIVKRFPGVLANDHVNFDVKAGEIHALLGENGAGKSTLMKILYGLYHPDEGEILINGRPVRLESPSDALAQGIGMIHQHFMLVQTLTVAENVALGMQPAGTVLNLAEVRERLLELSAIYGLKVNPDAYIWQLSVGEQQRVEIIKALYRGGALIILDEPTAVLTPQEVDELFGTLRQMRDQGHALIFISHKLYEVQALCDRITVMRDGRVVDTVPNNGIEQRTLARMMVGRDVKLQPDRPQVEPGEVRLALENLTVLSDQGLPALQGVSLNVRAGEIVGIAGVSGNGQRELAESIAGLRPVSGGTIRLAGREISHAPVSERLAAGLSFIPEERNRHGTIGVFSVAENLILQTHASEPFARGIFLDFGAIAAHTRGLISRFNIKTPSAETPVKNLSGGNVQKLILARELSRQPVVLIASQPTRGVDISATEYIRQVLMEQRSAGVAILLISEDLDEIMALSDRIVVLYEGRFMGELAREDADVETLGLMMAGSTLEQARAHARA; translated from the coding sequence ATGTCCTCAGGCGTAACCCTTCCCTCCGGCCACACCCGCATTGATAGCGCCGAGATGCGCAATATCGTCAAACGCTTCCCCGGCGTCCTGGCTAACGATCATGTCAACTTCGATGTCAAAGCGGGCGAGATTCACGCCCTGCTGGGCGAAAACGGCGCGGGCAAGAGCACCCTGATGAAAATCCTCTACGGCCTTTACCACCCGGACGAGGGCGAGATTCTGATCAACGGCCGGCCTGTGCGGCTGGAATCGCCATCGGATGCGCTGGCGCAGGGCATTGGCATGATCCACCAGCACTTCATGCTCGTCCAGACGCTGACTGTCGCCGAAAACGTGGCCCTGGGGATGCAGCCGGCGGGGACGGTGCTCAACCTGGCTGAGGTGCGGGAGCGCCTGCTGGAGCTTTCTGCAATCTACGGGCTGAAGGTTAACCCGGACGCTTACATCTGGCAGCTTTCCGTGGGGGAACAGCAGCGGGTGGAGATCATCAAGGCGCTCTACCGCGGCGGGGCGTTGATCATCCTCGACGAGCCGACCGCCGTCCTGACCCCGCAGGAGGTCGACGAGCTGTTCGGCACGCTGCGCCAGATGCGCGACCAGGGTCATGCCCTGATCTTCATCTCCCACAAGCTGTACGAGGTACAGGCGCTGTGCGACCGGATCACGGTCATGCGCGACGGGCGGGTGGTGGATACCGTGCCCAACAACGGGATCGAGCAGCGCACCCTGGCGCGGATGATGGTCGGGCGCGACGTCAAGCTCCAGCCCGACCGGCCACAGGTTGAGCCGGGCGAGGTGCGGCTGGCGCTGGAAAACCTGACCGTGCTCAGCGACCAGGGCCTGCCCGCCCTGCAGGGGGTATCCCTGAACGTCCGCGCCGGGGAGATCGTCGGTATCGCCGGTGTTTCCGGCAACGGGCAACGCGAACTGGCGGAGTCGATCGCCGGGCTGCGGCCGGTCAGCGGCGGAACCATCCGCCTGGCCGGGCGGGAGATCAGCCACGCCCCGGTCAGCGAGCGGCTGGCTGCCGGGCTGTCCTTCATCCCGGAGGAGCGCAACCGCCACGGCACGATCGGTGTCTTTTCCGTGGCGGAGAATCTGATCCTGCAGACCCACGCCAGCGAACCGTTCGCCCGCGGCATCTTCCTCGATTTCGGCGCGATCGCCGCGCACACGCGCGGGCTGATCAGCCGCTTCAATATCAAAACACCTTCGGCGGAAACGCCGGTCAAGAACCTTTCCGGCGGCAACGTGCAGAAATTGATCCTGGCCCGTGAGCTTTCCCGCCAGCCGGTTGTCCTGATCGCTTCCCAGCCGACGCGCGGCGTGGACATCAGCGCCACGGAGTACATCCGCCAGGTGCTGATGGAGCAGCGCAGCGCCGGCGTGGCCATCCTGCTGATCTCAGAAGACCTGGACGAGATCATGGCCCTCTCCGACCGGATTGTGGTGCTCTACGAGGGGCGGTTCATGGGCGAGCTGGCCCGCGAGGACGCCGACGTGGAGACGCTGGGGCTGATGATGGCCGGGTCGACACTGGAACAGGCGCGGGCGCACGCCAGGGCGTGA
- a CDS encoding restriction endonuclease, which yields MTISDLRRKYHQRISDEIIRIRISKTGEKYPNFADVSNPRSISISFSIMRQLRYTTNETELSEQSAGRLFEQATCDFLEQAFRSLSHLRPGHWLYKTTDTDISTFEQYEHLASVAAILKSNKDLASALGSDYVVKPDIIIARYSVSDKEINSREALVDDTVGIVSFTPLRECNRQQPSPILHASISCKWTIRSDRSQNTRTEALNLIRNRKGHLPHVVAVTAEPLPTRIATLALGTGDLDCVYHFALPELSQAVKETHNTEDQWDMLCTMIEGRRLRDISDLPFDLAV from the coding sequence ATGACCATAAGTGATCTACGCCGAAAGTATCACCAGCGAATTAGCGATGAAATTATTCGAATAAGAATTAGTAAGACAGGGGAGAAATATCCTAATTTTGCTGATGTAAGCAATCCTAGAAGTATTAGCATATCATTTAGTATTATGAGACAATTGAGGTATACTACCAATGAAACAGAACTGTCTGAACAGAGCGCCGGAAGGCTTTTTGAGCAAGCAACGTGTGATTTCCTTGAGCAAGCCTTTCGAAGCCTTTCTCATCTACGACCAGGGCATTGGCTGTACAAAACCACGGATACGGACATCTCCACTTTTGAACAGTATGAACATCTTGCTAGCGTGGCAGCTATCCTGAAATCAAATAAGGATTTGGCCTCTGCTCTTGGAAGCGACTATGTTGTGAAACCAGACATTATTATTGCCAGATACTCAGTCTCAGATAAGGAGATTAATAGTAGGGAGGCACTTGTGGACGATACGGTAGGCATTGTAAGTTTCACACCTCTTCGAGAATGCAACCGTCAGCAACCTTCGCCCATCTTGCATGCCAGCATTTCGTGCAAATGGACTATACGCAGTGATAGATCACAGAATACACGCACAGAGGCTCTTAACTTAATTCGTAATCGTAAGGGCCATCTACCTCATGTTGTTGCGGTAACTGCTGAGCCACTTCCAACGCGAATTGCCACTCTCGCACTTGGGACAGGAGATTTGGATTGTGTCTATCATTTTGCACTTCCAGAACTAAGCCAAGCTGTAAAGGAAACCCATAACACTGAAGATCAATGGGATATGCTTTGTACTATGATTGAAGGAAGGCGCTTAAGAGATATTAGTGATCTACCGTTCGATCTAGCTGTCTAG